The following proteins come from a genomic window of Synechococcus sp. NB0720_010:
- the hemB gene encoding porphobilinogen synthase: protein MELTYRPRRLRRSPALRAMVRETSLSPADFIYPLFVHEGASNEPIGAMPGCQRWSLDGLVQEVGRAWDLGIRCVVLFPKVADGLKTEDGAECFNEGGLIPRAIRRLKEVHPEMAIMTDVALDPYSCDGHDGIVSGEGVVLNDETVALLCKQAVAQARAGADLIGPSDMMDGRVGAIREALDEEGFEHVGIISYTAKYASAYYGPFREALDSAPRAVASKPIPKDKSTYQMDPANAREAITEAQLDEQEGADIMMVKPGLAYLDIIHRLREESELPIAAYNVSGEYAMVKAAAEKGWIDERAVVLETLLCFKRAGADLILTYHACDAAEWLRQG from the coding sequence ATGGAGCTCACCTACCGTCCCCGCCGCCTGCGCCGTTCCCCTGCCCTGCGGGCGATGGTGCGTGAGACCTCCCTGAGTCCCGCGGACTTCATCTATCCCCTCTTTGTCCATGAGGGGGCCAGCAACGAACCCATCGGGGCGATGCCCGGCTGTCAGCGCTGGAGCCTGGATGGGCTCGTGCAGGAAGTCGGTCGTGCCTGGGACCTGGGGATCCGTTGCGTGGTCCTCTTCCCGAAGGTGGCCGATGGCCTGAAGACCGAAGACGGTGCGGAGTGCTTCAACGAAGGTGGCCTGATCCCTCGGGCGATCCGCCGCCTGAAGGAGGTACACCCCGAGATGGCGATCATGACGGACGTCGCCCTGGACCCCTACTCCTGCGATGGCCATGACGGAATCGTCAGTGGCGAAGGGGTCGTGCTCAACGATGAAACCGTTGCCCTGCTCTGCAAGCAGGCCGTTGCCCAGGCCCGTGCCGGTGCGGATCTGATCGGCCCCAGCGACATGATGGATGGCCGCGTTGGTGCCATCCGCGAAGCGCTCGATGAGGAAGGCTTCGAGCACGTCGGCATCATTAGCTATACGGCGAAATACGCCTCGGCCTACTACGGCCCCTTCCGTGAAGCACTGGATTCCGCCCCTCGTGCGGTGGCCAGCAAGCCCATCCCGAAGGACAAATCCACCTACCAGATGGATCCGGCCAACGCCCGCGAGGCCATCACCGAGGCCCAGCTCGATGAGCAAGAGGGGGCCGACATCATGATGGTCAAGCCCGGTCTGGCTTACCTCGACATCATTCACCGCCTCCGTGAGGAGAGCGAGCTGCCGATCGCGGCCTACAACGTCAGTGGTGAGTACGCCATGGTCAAGGCGGCCGCTGAAAAGGGTTGGATTGACGAGCGGGCTGTGGTGCTTGAAACCCTCCTCTGCTTCAAGCGTGCTGGTGCGGATTTGATCCTCACTTATCACGCCTGTGATGCAGCCGAATGGCTGCGCCAGGGCTGA